The following proteins are encoded in a genomic region of Neisseria perflava:
- a CDS encoding Lrp/AsnC family transcriptional regulator, with amino-acid sequence MPHLNLDKTDLKILQVLQENGRLSNVELSEKVALSPSPCLRRLKQLEDAGIIQKYAAQLSPVSLGLGLQAFIRVSISKAKDAREDFSESVRAWPEVLSCFALTGETDYLLHAFFTDMNAFSHFVLDTLLSHHGVQDAQSSFVLKEIKNTTALPLVHLVQD; translated from the coding sequence ATGCCTCATCTAAACTTGGATAAAACGGATTTAAAGATTCTGCAGGTTTTGCAGGAAAATGGGCGGTTGAGCAATGTTGAGCTTTCTGAAAAGGTGGCGCTATCCCCTTCTCCCTGTCTGCGCCGTCTCAAACAGCTTGAAGATGCAGGCATTATTCAAAAATACGCAGCCCAGCTTTCTCCTGTATCTTTAGGCTTGGGTTTGCAGGCTTTTATCCGTGTATCGATTAGCAAGGCAAAAGATGCGCGCGAGGATTTTTCCGAATCTGTCCGCGCCTGGCCGGAAGTATTAAGCTGCTTTGCTTTAACGGGTGAAACCGACTATCTGCTCCATGCCTTTTTTACCGATATGAACGCGTTTTCCCATTTTGTTTTGGACACGTTGCTTTCACACCACGGCGTGCAAGATGCGCAATCAAGTTTTGTGTTGAAAGAAATTAAAAACACGACTGCTCTGCCTTTGGTTCATTTAGTTCAGGATTGA
- a CDS encoding DUF1415 domain-containing protein: protein MTDTAHLDINTVSEHTKQWLEKAVIGLNLCPFAKAPHVKNLVRIVVSEARHLDGFLEDLDRELQLLGNKPASELETTLLVHPTLFPDFETFNQMLEIADDAVVENELEGIVQIAPFHPDFQFEGTEADDISNYTNRSPYPTLHLIREDSIAKAAEAFPDASAIFDRNIALLEKIGHEGWDKLDIPRCPFPHHKPSENK from the coding sequence ATGACTGACACCGCCCATCTCGATATCAATACTGTTTCAGAACATACCAAACAATGGTTGGAAAAAGCCGTTATCGGCCTGAATCTCTGCCCGTTTGCCAAAGCGCCGCACGTTAAAAACCTAGTTCGCATCGTTGTCAGCGAAGCCCGTCATTTGGACGGTTTCCTTGAGGACTTGGATCGTGAATTGCAGCTTCTGGGCAATAAGCCCGCTTCGGAATTGGAAACCACTTTACTGGTTCATCCGACGCTATTCCCTGATTTTGAAACCTTCAACCAAATGCTGGAAATTGCCGACGATGCCGTTGTAGAAAACGAATTGGAAGGCATTGTCCAAATTGCGCCGTTCCATCCCGATTTTCAATTTGAAGGCACGGAAGCCGACGACATCAGCAACTACACCAATCGCTCTCCCTATCCGACTTTGCACTTGATTCGTGAAGACAGTATTGCCAAAGCGGCTGAAGCATTTCCCGATGCCTCGGCAATTTTCGACCGCAATATTGCGCTGCTGGAAAAAATAGGACATGAGGGCTGGGATAAATTAGACATTCCGCGTTGTCCATTTCCACATCACAAGCCGTCTGAAAACAAATAA
- a CDS encoding L-threonylcarbamoyladenylate synthase, with the protein MAQFFAIHPDNPQDRLIKQAADIVRSGGVIVYPTDSCYALGCKLGDKNAMERILAIRKIDQKHHLTLMCADLSELGTYAKVDNAQFRQLKAATPGSYTFILQATKEVPNRTLHPKRKTIGLRVPDNATALALLQELGEPILSCTLMLPEDEEPLTDPYEIRDRLEHAVDLVIDGGWCGTEPTTVIDMTDGTELIRQGKGDIAVFGL; encoded by the coding sequence ATGGCTCAATTTTTCGCCATCCATCCCGATAATCCCCAAGACCGCCTCATCAAACAAGCCGCCGACATTGTCCGCAGTGGCGGCGTTATCGTTTACCCTACAGACTCCTGCTACGCGCTGGGTTGCAAACTCGGCGACAAAAACGCAATGGAGCGCATTCTCGCGATTCGCAAAATCGATCAAAAACACCATCTGACCCTGATGTGTGCCGATTTGAGCGAATTGGGGACTTACGCCAAAGTAGATAATGCCCAATTCCGCCAGCTCAAAGCAGCTACGCCCGGCAGCTACACCTTTATCCTACAGGCAACCAAAGAAGTACCCAATCGCACGCTTCACCCCAAGCGCAAAACCATCGGCCTACGTGTTCCCGATAACGCTACTGCCTTGGCACTTTTGCAAGAATTGGGCGAACCTATTTTAAGTTGCACCCTCATGCTGCCTGAAGACGAAGAGCCATTGACCGATCCATACGAAATCCGAGATCGTCTTGAGCATGCTGTCGATTTGGTTATTGATGGCGGCTGGTGCGGTACTGAGCCGACGACGGTTATCGATATGACTGATGGCACCGAGCTGATTCGTCAAGGCAAGGGCGATATTGCCGTATTCGGTTTGTAA
- the dusA gene encoding tRNA dihydrouridine(20/20a) synthase DusA: MSASSLPSRRLSVAPMLDWTDRHYRFMARQITRNAWLYSEMVNSGAVVYGDKDRFLSFNEGEQPVALQLGGSDPHDLAIAAKAAEAYGYNEVNLNCGCPSPRVQKGAFGACLMNDVNLVADCLNAMQDAVEIPVTVKHRIGVDRQTEYQVVADFVGTLREKTSCRTFIVHARNAWLDGLSPKENREVPPLKYEYVYRLKQEFPDLEILINGGITNNEEIAEHLKFVDGVMIGREAYHNPMLMRDWDALFYNDTHEPIQYADLAAWLYAYSREQIASGRGTILRHIVRHALGLMHGLKNARTWRRMLSDAALLKDNDGSLILDAWKEVERANIWD; the protein is encoded by the coding sequence ATGTCTGCTTCTTCCCTACCTTCACGCCGCTTGTCTGTTGCCCCCATGCTCGATTGGACAGACAGACACTATCGCTTTATGGCGCGACAAATTACGCGCAATGCTTGGCTTTATAGCGAAATGGTCAATTCAGGCGCGGTAGTTTACGGAGATAAAGACCGCTTTTTGAGTTTCAACGAAGGCGAGCAACCGGTAGCTTTACAGCTTGGCGGCTCAGATCCGCATGACTTGGCAATCGCTGCCAAAGCGGCTGAGGCGTATGGCTATAACGAAGTCAACCTAAATTGCGGCTGCCCCAGCCCACGCGTTCAAAAAGGCGCTTTCGGCGCTTGCCTGATGAATGATGTAAATTTGGTGGCAGATTGTTTGAACGCAATGCAGGATGCAGTTGAAATTCCGGTAACGGTCAAACACCGCATCGGCGTAGACAGACAAACAGAATATCAAGTCGTAGCAGATTTTGTAGGAACACTTCGCGAAAAAACATCCTGCCGCACATTTATCGTCCATGCACGCAATGCTTGGCTGGATGGTTTATCCCCGAAAGAAAACCGCGAAGTCCCGCCACTCAAATATGAATACGTCTACCGCTTGAAACAAGAGTTCCCCGACTTGGAAATTTTAATTAACGGCGGCATCACCAACAACGAAGAAATCGCCGAACACTTAAAATTTGTCGACGGCGTCATGATCGGGCGCGAGGCTTATCACAATCCAATGCTGATGCGCGATTGGGATGCACTGTTTTACAACGACACACACGAACCAATCCAATACGCAGATTTAGCAGCTTGGCTATACGCATACAGCCGCGAACAAATCGCCTCAGGGCGCGGTACCATCCTACGCCACATCGTCCGCCATGCACTGGGCTTGATGCACGGCCTAAAAAATGCCCGCACTTGGCGCCGTATGCTCTCAGATGCCGCTTTGCTAAAAGACAACGACGGCAGTCTGATTCTAGACGCATGGAAAGAAGTCGAACGCGCAAATATTTGGGACTAA
- a CDS encoding NADH:ubiquinone reductase (Na(+)-transporting) subunit B, with translation MGLKHFLEKIEPHFLPGGKHEKWYALYEAAATIFYTSGAVTRKAAHVRDALDSKRMMILVWLALFPAMFYGMYNVGAQAFGALTPDLLQKSIANDWHYALANALGINMSSEAGVLGKMLFGAIYFLPIYATVFIVGGFWEVLFATVRKHEINEGFFVTSILFALIVPPTLPLWQAALGISFGVVVAKEVFGGTGKNFMNPALAGRAFLFFAYPANITGDTVWTAVDGYSGATALAQWAAHGADGLKNVVTGQNISWMDAFIGNVPGSIGEVSTLALLIGGAFIVFARIASWRIIAGVMIGMIAMSSLFNFIGSDTNTMFSMPWYWHLVVGGFAIGMLFMATDPVSASFTNVGKWWYGALIGVMCVLIRVVNPAYPEGMMLAILFANLFAPIFDYFVAQANIKRRKARSNG, from the coding sequence ATGGGCTTGAAACATTTTCTGGAAAAAATCGAACCGCACTTCCTGCCGGGCGGCAAACATGAAAAATGGTATGCCCTCTATGAAGCTGCGGCGACGATTTTCTACACATCCGGCGCGGTAACGCGCAAAGCGGCGCACGTCCGCGACGCGCTCGACTCCAAGCGCATGATGATTTTGGTGTGGCTGGCTTTGTTCCCCGCCATGTTTTACGGTATGTACAATGTCGGTGCGCAGGCATTCGGTGCGTTAACGCCTGATTTGCTGCAAAAAAGCATCGCCAACGACTGGCATTACGCCCTTGCCAACGCTTTGGGCATCAATATGTCGTCTGAAGCGGGCGTGTTGGGCAAAATGCTGTTCGGCGCGATTTACTTCCTGCCGATTTACGCGACCGTATTTATCGTCGGCGGTTTCTGGGAAGTTTTGTTCGCCACCGTGCGCAAACACGAAATCAACGAAGGTTTCTTCGTAACTTCTATTCTGTTTGCTTTGATCGTTCCCCCTACCCTGCCTTTGTGGCAAGCGGCTTTGGGTATTTCTTTCGGCGTTGTGGTTGCGAAAGAGGTGTTCGGTGGTACAGGTAAAAACTTTATGAACCCTGCTCTGGCAGGCCGTGCCTTCTTGTTCTTCGCTTATCCTGCCAATATTACCGGCGACACCGTTTGGACGGCGGTTGACGGCTATTCCGGTGCCACTGCTTTGGCGCAATGGGCGGCACACGGTGCAGACGGCCTGAAAAACGTTGTAACCGGTCAAAATATTTCTTGGATGGACGCATTTATCGGTAATGTGCCCGGCTCAATCGGCGAAGTATCCACTTTGGCGCTCTTAATCGGCGGCGCGTTTATCGTGTTTGCCCGCATCGCTTCTTGGCGCATTATCGCCGGCGTGATGATCGGTATGATTGCCATGTCTTCGTTGTTTAACTTCATCGGTTCGGACACCAACACCATGTTCTCCATGCCTTGGTACTGGCACTTGGTAGTCGGCGGCTTCGCCATCGGTATGCTGTTTATGGCGACCGACCCTGTTTCCGCTTCCTTTACCAATGTCGGCAAATGGTGGTACGGCGCGCTTATCGGTGTAATGTGCGTGTTGATCCGCGTGGTCAACCCTGCTTACCCCGAAGGCATGATGTTGGCGATTCTGTTTGCCAACCTGTTTGCCCCGATTTTCGACTATTTCGTCGCACAAGCGAACATCAAACGCAGAAAGGCGCGCAGCAATGGCTAA
- a CDS encoding sodium:proton antiporter, which translates to MRYLSFLLLLAAFPAAASDFDGSSASLLWGLPFALILLSIALGPLFFSRIWHHHFGKITAFWTLLFLTPFILTFGFGAGVHTVAHALVEEYIPFILLLLALYTISGGIFVSGDLHGSPKLNTILLAVGTALSSIMGTTGAAMLMIRPLLKANHKRHYRVHIVIFFIFLVANIGGGLTPLGDPPLFLGFLKGVDFMWTVKHMLMPVLISSVVLLAVFYIIDSRHFNREQSEHLAPAPSDKEDKVKIYGKWNFLLLAGVVGAVLLSGLWKPNHPGFEILGSHYALQNLMRDGILLALTAVSWIITPKQVRAGNEFNFEPIAEVGKLFLGIFITISPVLAILKAGETGALASVVSLVHDAAGNPINVMYFWMSGILSAFLDNAPTYLVFFNMAGGDAQALMTGHLFHSLLAVSMGSVFMGALTYIGNAPNFMVKAIAEQRGVPMPSFFGYMAWSVIVLVPLFALHTMIFFVWQLF; encoded by the coding sequence ATGCGCTATCTCTCATTTTTACTGCTTCTTGCCGCCTTTCCTGCTGCGGCATCCGATTTTGACGGCTCATCCGCAAGCCTGCTTTGGGGTCTGCCGTTTGCACTGATTCTCTTGTCCATTGCACTCGGACCTCTGTTTTTCTCCCGTATTTGGCACCATCACTTCGGCAAAATTACAGCGTTTTGGACACTGCTGTTTTTAACGCCGTTTATCCTAACCTTTGGTTTCGGAGCAGGTGTGCATACCGTTGCCCATGCGTTGGTTGAAGAATATATTCCCTTTATCCTGCTGCTTTTGGCGCTCTATACCATTTCAGGCGGTATTTTTGTTAGCGGCGATTTGCACGGCTCGCCCAAATTGAACACAATCCTGTTGGCAGTCGGCACGGCTTTGTCTTCCATCATGGGGACGACAGGCGCGGCGATGTTGATGATTCGTCCACTTTTGAAAGCCAACCATAAACGCCACTACCGCGTTCACATCGTGATTTTCTTCATTTTCTTGGTAGCGAATATCGGCGGCGGTTTGACTCCTTTAGGCGATCCTCCTCTGTTCTTAGGATTCCTGAAAGGCGTAGATTTCATGTGGACGGTCAAACACATGCTGATGCCTGTATTGATCAGTTCTGTGGTTTTGCTGGCCGTTTTCTACATCATCGACAGCCGACACTTCAACCGTGAACAAAGCGAACACCTTGCTCCTGCTCCTTCCGATAAAGAAGACAAAGTCAAAATCTACGGCAAATGGAATTTTCTGTTACTGGCCGGCGTAGTCGGCGCAGTTTTGCTGTCCGGTTTGTGGAAACCAAATCATCCGGGCTTTGAAATCTTGGGCAGCCATTACGCCTTGCAAAACCTGATGCGCGATGGCATTTTGCTGGCTTTGACCGCTGTATCTTGGATTATCACGCCCAAACAGGTACGCGCAGGCAATGAGTTCAACTTCGAGCCGATTGCCGAAGTGGGCAAACTGTTTTTGGGTATTTTCATTACCATTTCACCTGTTTTGGCGATTTTGAAAGCCGGCGAAACAGGCGCATTGGCTTCCGTTGTTTCTTTGGTTCACGACGCGGCAGGCAATCCGATTAATGTGATGTATTTCTGGATGAGTGGCATTTTGTCGGCATTCTTGGATAACGCGCCGACTTATTTGGTGTTCTTCAATATGGCCGGTGGCGATGCCCAAGCCTTGATGACAGGCCACCTGTTCCATTCGCTGCTGGCAGTATCCATGGGCTCTGTATTTATGGGTGCGCTCACTTATATCGGTAATGCGCCAAACTTCATGGTCAAAGCCATTGCCGAACAACGCGGCGTGCCGATGCCTTCCTTCTTCGGCTATATGGCATGGTCGGTAATTGTATTGGTACCGCTGTTTGCCCTGCATACGATGATTTTCTTCGTTTGGCAGCTCTTTTAA
- a CDS encoding YbaN family protein has protein sequence MVRYLLIFCGALSLILGIIGIFLPLLPTTPFILLTAACWAKASPRFHNWLYHHRYFGPIIQNWENNGAVPRKAKFFAIGMMTVSCLFMFWQFPERWWMGAVSSIFCSCVAVWMWLRPEA, from the coding sequence ATGGTTCGCTATTTGTTGATTTTTTGCGGCGCATTGTCGCTTATCTTGGGCATTATCGGCATTTTCCTGCCATTACTGCCGACTACGCCTTTCATTTTATTGACCGCCGCCTGCTGGGCAAAAGCTTCGCCGCGCTTTCACAATTGGCTCTATCATCACCGCTATTTCGGCCCGATCATACAAAACTGGGAAAATAACGGCGCCGTACCACGCAAGGCAAAATTCTTCGCTATCGGCATGATGACCGTTTCTTGCCTGTTTATGTTTTGGCAATTTCCAGAACGCTGGTGGATGGGTGCTGTTTCATCAATCTTCTGTAGTTGCGTGGCAGTGTGGATGTGGTTACGGCCGGAAGCATAA
- a CDS encoding Na(+)-translocating NADH-quinone reductase subunit A, which yields MIKIKKGLDLPIAGRPEQVIYDGPAITEVALLGEEYVGMRPSMKIKEGEAVKKGQVLFEDKKNPGVVFTAPASGKIAAIHRGEKRVLQSVVIAVEGNDEIEFERYAPEALAKLSSEEVRRNLIQSGLWTALRTRPFSKIPAVDAEPFAIFVNAMDTNPLAADPTVIIKEAAEDFKRGLLVLSRLTERKIHVCKAAGADVPSENAANIETHEFGGPHPAGLSGTHIHFIEPVGANKTVWTINYQDVIAIGRLFVTGRLNTERVVALGGPQVNKPRLLRTVLGAKVSQITAGELVDADNRVISGSVLNGAIAQGAHDYLGRYHNQISVIEEGRSKELFGWVAPQPDKYSITRTTLGHFLKNKLFKFTTAVNGGDRAMVPIGTYERVMPLDILPTLLLRDLIVGDTDSAQALGCLELDEEDLALCSFVCPGKYEYGPLLRKVLETIEKEG from the coding sequence ATGATTAAGATAAAAAAAGGCTTAGACCTGCCTATCGCAGGCAGACCGGAGCAAGTCATTTATGACGGCCCGGCCATTACCGAAGTCGCGTTGCTTGGCGAAGAATATGTCGGCATGCGCCCCTCGATGAAAATCAAGGAAGGCGAAGCCGTCAAAAAAGGCCAAGTGCTGTTTGAAGACAAAAAGAATCCGGGCGTAGTATTTACTGCTCCGGCTTCAGGCAAAATCGCCGCGATTCACCGTGGTGAAAAGCGCGTACTTCAGTCAGTCGTGATTGCCGTAGAAGGCAACGACGAAATCGAGTTTGAACGCTACGCACCTGAAGCGCTGGCAAAATTGAGCAGCGAAGAAGTGCGCCGCAACCTGATTCAATCCGGTTTGTGGACTGCGCTGCGCACCCGTCCGTTCAGCAAAATTCCTGCCGTCGATGCCGAGCCGTTCGCCATCTTCGTCAATGCGATGGACACCAATCCGCTGGCTGCCGATCCTACGGTCATCATCAAAGAAGCTGCCGAAGACTTCAAACGCGGCCTGTTGGTATTGAGCCGTCTGACCGAGCGTAAAATCCATGTATGTAAAGCAGCCGGTGCAGACGTGCCGTCTGAAAATGCTGCCAATATCGAAACACATGAGTTTGGCGGCCCGCATCCTGCCGGTTTGAGTGGCACGCACATTCATTTCATCGAGCCAGTCGGTGCGAACAAAACCGTTTGGACCATCAATTATCAAGACGTGATTGCGATCGGACGTTTGTTCGTAACAGGTCGTCTGAATACCGAGCGCGTGGTTGCTTTGGGCGGTCCGCAGGTCAATAAACCGCGCCTCTTGCGTACCGTGTTGGGCGCAAAAGTATCGCAAATTACCGCCGGTGAATTGGTTGACGCAGACAACCGCGTGATTTCCGGTTCGGTATTGAACGGCGCGATTGCACAAGGTGCGCATGATTATTTGGGACGCTACCACAATCAGATTTCCGTTATCGAAGAAGGCCGCAGCAAAGAGCTGTTCGGCTGGGTTGCGCCGCAGCCGGACAAATACTCGATTACGCGTACGACCCTCGGTCATTTCCTGAAAAACAAACTCTTCAAGTTCACGACAGCCGTCAACGGCGGCGACCGCGCTATGGTTCCCATCGGTACTTACGAGCGCGTGATGCCGCTGGACATCCTGCCTACCTTGCTTTTGCGCGATTTAATCGTCGGCGATACCGACAGCGCGCAGGCTTTGGGTTGCTTGGAATTGGACGAAGAAGACCTCGCTTTGTGCAGCTTCGTCTGCCCGGGTAAATACGAATACGGCCCGCTGTTGCGCAAGGTGCTGGAAACCATTGAGAAGGAAGGCTGA